The sequence GAGAGCAGATGGACGTACCGTATCATCATTCCGGTAAGATCCACGAAGATGGCGGGCACTCTGAACCATCTGAGTGCTGCAAGTGCATCCTGGATTCTCGTTGTTGCGATCAGTAAGTTGAGGACGGATACCGATGCAATTATCCTTGCAAAGATCAGGATAGCGAGGTCAAGCCCGTTTTTGTATATTTGAACCCCCATAAATTCTGCCACAACCTCCTCACCTCCGTACGTGAGGAGGACAACGATAAAGACGACAATTGCTATTGTAAGCGGTGCTATAAGCCTTTTAAGCGTTGTATTCAGTGGTATTCCGATTGCAACAGAGACTATAAGTGTTAGAAAAAAAATTAAGAGTGGGGTCCCGGGGTGAACCATCGAGACGACTGCAAATATAAGTCCAACGGCTCCAAGAAGCTTTATCCTTGGATCCAGTCGGTGTAGCGCGGTCTCATCTACAACCAGCCTCTCAAAGTCGAGGTCCTCTATCAGTTCCGAAAAATCCCTCATCTCTTCCTTAGCTTCCTTATCTCATACCCTATTATCGCAAAAAGGAAGAAGCCAACCGTTGTTCCGATTCCACTCAGGGGATCGCCTGAGAGCCATTCAAGCACGCTGACCACCACCCTCCTTTATATCGATCCAGAAGTAACCGAAGATAAACCCTGCGATGATCCCTGCAAGTGTGAACCCGACGTACTCGCCCATATCGCCAAACGCTCCCACATTTGGAACAATATCTACGGCTTCAAGCCCTCCTGTGCTTGCTGCATGCTCCTCAACAATGCCATCGGTCCCCTCCATCCCGGCACCTGACGCGTATCCCGCATAGGCGGCAACACACATCACAGCGGTGCAGACCACAAGAAGTATCAGGGAATTTCTGACAAAATTATCCATCTATAGCACCTCCAAGCTTTGCAATAATATCAGGTCTTGTATCTGCGATGTACTTCACGATCGCTGCGGTGAATATGAACTCAGCGACTGCAAGCGGCAGCTGTGTCGGGACAAATCCAAGCGAGTATAGCCCCCAGTGATAGAGAACCGAACCTGGATTTATCGAGAGTGCAAGCTCCATCGCGGTTGTGAGATAGCAAAGGATATCCCCTACAAACCCTGCCATACCTGCTGCAATCCAGACCGAGAGATTGGCTCTTCTCAGAAGAACGTATGTTCCATAACCTGTGAACGTTCCCACAATCCCCATCGATACCGTGTTCGCTCCAAGGGTCGTGATCCCCCCGTGTGCAAGAAACGCATGGAAGATGAGCGCAATCGCACTCAGAACAACGGTTGCAAACGGGCCAACGACAATCGCTGACATCGGTGTCCCGATTGGATGAGAGCACGAACCTGTAACGGGAACCGGGATATGCCAGACCGCAATCACAAAGATCGCAGCGCCCATAAGCGCAAGAAGCGGCATGTATGACGGGGTTTCCTCTGTTCTTCGTTTAATCTCGCGGATGCCAAGGGCTATAAAGACGAGGGCAACCGCGTACCACACGATACACCACTGGGTACTCAGTATTCCATCTGAGATGTGCATCCTATCAACTCCAATTTACTTGATATAAACTCAACGATTTGTCTTTAAGTCATTTGATATATATAAGTTTTGGTTTAGTAGCATGGATCATACGAACGGCAAAAGGGTTATGAATATCAACATAGACCTATCTTGAGATGTTTGATCCAATCAATGGCCGAGAAATCCCTGAAGAATGGATTAAAAGGTCTTCAATCCCCAGAAATGAGCTTAAAGAAGGTATTGAAAGTGGAAGGTTAATCCTTCTCCCGGATGGGAAAGTTTTAAGGCGGGGTTTTTCCACAGGAACGACAGCATCTGCTGCTTCAAAAGCCGCGGTCTTATCAATAAGCAAAAGAGTTGATAGAGTATCTGTGATGACCCCTATAGGAATCAGGGTTGAGCTGCTGGTCGAATCGGCAAATGGAGTTGGAAGAGCGGTTAAATACGCCGGAGATCACGAGTTTGACGTGACAGATGGGATTGAGATCATGGCAACTGCGAGGCTCTCTGATGAGGGTATTGCCATAAAGGCCGGAAGGGGCATCGGCAGGTTTGAGGATGGAAGGCCTGCGATAAACCCTATACCGATGGAGTTTATCAGAAGAGCTGTACGTGAAGCGCTTGATGCAATCGGTGAGCAGGGTGTTGAAGTTGAGATTGAGGTTGTGAATGGTGAGGAGGTTGCAAAAGAGACACTTAACCCTNNNNNNNNNNNNNNNNNNNNNNNNNNNNNNNNNNNNNNNNNNNNNNNNNNNNNNNNNNNNNNNNNNNNNNNNNNNNNNNNNNNNNNNNNNNNNNNNNNNNNNNNNNNNNNNNNNNNNNNNNNNNNNNNNNNNNNNNNNNNNNNNNNNNNNNNNNNNNNNNNNNNNNNNNNNNNNNNNNNNNNNNNNNNNNNNNNNNNNNNGGAATTTCTGACAAAATTATCCATCTATAGCACCTCCAAGCTTTGCAATAATATCAGGTCTTGTATCTGCGATGTACTTCACGATCGCTGCGGTGAATATGAACTCAGCGACTGCAAGCGGCAGCTGCGTCGGGACAAATCCAAGCGAGTATAGCCCCCAGTGATAGAGAACCGAACCTGGATTTATCGAGAGTGCAAGCTCCATCGCGGTTGTGAGATAGCAAAGGATATCCCCTATAAATCCTGCCATACCTGCTGCAATCCAGACCGAGAGATTGACCCTTCTAAGAAGAACGTATGTTCCATAGCCCGCGAACGTTCCCACAATCCCCATCGATACCGTGTTCGCTCCAAGCGTCGTGATTCCCCCGTGTGCAAGAAACGCATGGAAGATGAGCGCAATCGCACTCAGAACAACGGTTGCAAACGGGCCAACGATGATCGCTGACATCGGTGTTCCGATCGGATGAGAGCACGAACCTGTAACAGGAACCGGGATATGCCAGACCGCAATCACAAAGATCGCAGCGCCCATAAGCGCAAGAAGCGGCATGTATGACGGGGTCTCCTCTGTTCTTCGTTTGATCTCGCGGATGCCAAGGGCTATAAAGACGAGGGCAACCGCGTACCACACAATACACCACTGGGTGCTCAGTATTCCATCTGAGATGTGCATCCTATCAACTCCAATTTACTTGATATAAACTCAGTAGCATACCTACAATTGTTTTGATATATATAAGTTTCGATTTAGTTAATTTTACCACGAGTGACAAAAGAGTTATGAAGATCTGGAGAGATCAAGCTCTTAGATGTTTGATCCGATTGAAAGAAGAGAGATTCCTGAGGAGTGGATCAGGAAGTCTTCAATCCCCAGTGATGTGTTAAAAGCTGGTATTGAAAGTGGTAAGTTCCTTCTTCTACCAGATGGTAACGTCTTGAGGCGTGGATTTACGACCGGGACAACAGCGTCTGCTGCTTCAAAAGCCGCGGTCTTATCAATAAGCGAAAGCGTTGATAGAGTATCTGTGATGACCCCCATAGGAATAA comes from Candidatus Syntrophoarchaeum caldarius and encodes:
- a CDS encoding Cobalt ABC transporter CbiQ, permease subunit, whose product is MRDFSELIEDLDFERLVVDETALHRLDPRIKLLGAVGLIFAVVSMVHPGTPLLIFFLTLIVSVAIGIPLNTTLKRLIAPLTIAIVVFIVVLLTYGGEEVVAEFMGVQIYKNGLDLAILIFARIIASVSVLNLLIATTRIQDALAALRWFRVPAIFVDLTGMMIRYVHLLSREGVRMYRAQQTRSGFSNRLSYVTKMHNLGMLGGALLLRAFSRGERVYLAMLSRGYRADSRIVSGFRPISLKETLLGSFIILSSFLLVILDRMMGGI
- a CDS encoding membrane protein, which translates into the protein MDNFVRNSLILLVVCTAVMCVAAYAGYASGAGMEGTDGIVEEHAASTGGLEAVDIVPNVGAFGDMGEYVGFTLAGIIAGFIFGYFWIDIKEGGGQRA
- a CDS encoding cobalt transporter CbiM, producing the protein MHISDGILSTQWCIVWYAVALVFIALGIREIKRRTEETPSYMPLLALMGAAIFVIAVWHIPVPVTGSCSHPIGTPMSAIVVGPFATVVLSAIALIFHAFLAHGGITTLGANTVSMGIVGTFTGYGTYVLLRRANLSVWIAAGMAGFVGDILCYLTTAMELALSINPGSVLYHWGLYSLGFVPTQLPLAVAEFIFTAAIVKYIADTRPDIIAKLGGAIDG
- a CDS encoding cobalt transporter CbiM, giving the protein MHISDGILSTQWCIVWYAVALVFIALGIREIKRRTEETPSYMPLLALMGAAIFVIAVWHIPVPVTGSCSHPIGTPMSAIIVGPFATVVLSAIALIFHAFLAHGGITTLGANTVSMGIVGTFAGYGTYVLLRRVNLSVWIAAGMAGFIGDILCYLTTAMELALSINPGSVLYHWGLYSLGFVPTQLPLAVAEFIFTAAIVKYIADTRPDIIAKLGGAIDG